A window of the Deferribacterota bacterium genome harbors these coding sequences:
- a CDS encoding NAD(P)-dependent oxidoreductase, protein MILITGGSGFIGRYFIQSLHNSHEIINLDIKKPDFKSNAYHIKGNIKDLNNFDSLPKYIDTIIHLAAEHKDIGISDKEYFNVNKGGTKNIINFAVKRNVNNIVFFSTAAVYGNYFSGVNEKCPLKCETPYSKSKLEAERSLISWAKKEKKRRLVILRPSVVIGPHNYANMFLLIKQIDKGPFIRIGKGKNIKSLAYVQNIVDFTIYLLNENKENVSIFNYADEPHLTTKEIIDIIAHSLGKKKSLSLPFPIVYSFGIIFDLFSSLFNIKTPINIKRIIKICNETYLKAESIKLTAFKPKYTSIDGLKLMVKWYKNYIS, encoded by the coding sequence ATATTTTATTCAATCACTACACAACAGTCATGAAATAATCAATCTAGATATTAAAAAACCAGATTTTAAAAGTAACGCTTATCATATAAAAGGTAATATTAAAGATTTAAATAATTTTGATAGTTTACCTAAATATATAGATACAATTATTCATTTAGCTGCTGAACACAAAGATATAGGAATAAGCGATAAAGAATATTTCAATGTTAACAAAGGTGGGACAAAAAATATTATTAACTTTGCAGTAAAGAGGAATGTAAATAATATAGTATTTTTCTCAACAGCTGCAGTTTATGGCAACTATTTCTCAGGGGTTAATGAAAAATGCCCATTAAAATGTGAAACACCCTACAGTAAAAGTAAATTAGAAGCCGAAAGATCATTGATATCTTGGGCAAAAAAAGAAAAAAAAAGAAGATTAGTTATCTTAAGGCCCTCAGTAGTAATTGGACCCCACAACTATGCAAATATGTTTTTATTGATAAAACAGATTGATAAAGGTCCCTTTATAAGAATAGGAAAGGGAAAGAATATTAAATCACTAGCATATGTGCAAAATATTGTTGACTTTACTATCTATTTACTAAATGAAAACAAAGAAAATGTAAGCATCTTTAACTATGCAGATGAGCCCCACCTTACAACTAAAGAAATTATTGATATAATTGCCCATTCTCTAGGAAAAAAGAAAAGCCTTTCCCTGCCCTTTCCTATTGTTTATAGCTTTGGGATTATTTTTGACCTATTTAGTTCGTTATTTAATATAAAAACCCCTATAAACATAAAAAGAATAATAAAAATATGCAATGAAACATACTTAAAGGCTGAAAGTATTAAACTTACAGCCTTTAAGCCAAAATACACAAGTATTGATGGGCTAAAGCTAATGGTCAAATGGTATAAAAATTATATATCATAA